The following are encoded in a window of Panicum virgatum strain AP13 chromosome 5N, P.virgatum_v5, whole genome shotgun sequence genomic DNA:
- the LOC120674335 gene encoding pathogenesis-related 5 protein Cup a 3-like gives MASPARSSVLLLAAVALAAASADAITFNVINRCRDTLWPAALPGGGARLDPGRTWTVEVPAGTSSARMWARTGCAFDGAGRGSCETGDCGGALECAVSGRPPATLAEYTLGNPDYIDVSLVDGFNVPMSFQCGGRGPSCAADVNARCPAELKVPGGCASACEKFGGDTYCCQGPYTDKCPPTDYSRFFKGLCPDAYSYAKDDQTSTFNCPQGANYDIVLCP, from the coding sequence ATGGCGTCTCCGGCGAGGTCCTCCgttctcctcctcgccgccgtcgccctcgccgcggcctccgcggATGCGATCACCTTCAACGTCATCAACCGCTGCAGGGACACgctgtggccggcggcgctcccgggcggcggcgcgcgcctggACCCGGGGCGGACGTGGACCGTGGAGGTGCCGGCGGGCACGTCGAGCGCGCGGATGTGGGCGCGCACGGGCTGCGCCTtcgacggcgccggccgcggctcgTGCGAGACGGGCGACTGCGGCGGCGCGCTGGAGTGCGCCGTGTCCGGGAGGCCCCCCGCGACGCTGGCCGAGTACACGCTGGGCAACCCGGACTACATCGACgtctccctcgtcgacggcttCAACGTGCCCATGTCCTTCCAGTGCGGCGGCAGGGGCCCCAGCTGCGCCGCCGACGTCAACGCGCGCTGCCCCGCCGAGCTGAAGGTGCCGGGGGGATGCGCCAGCGCGTGCGAGAAGTTCGGCGGCGACACCTACTGCTGCCAGGGCCCGTACACGGACAAGTGCCCGCCGACCGACTACTCCAGGTTCTTCAAGGGGCTGTGCCCGGACGCCTACAGCTACGCCAAGGACGACCAGACCAGCACCTTCAACTGCCCGCAGGGCGCCAATTACGACATCGTGCTATGCCCGTGA
- the LOC120676316 gene encoding L10-interacting MYB domain-containing protein-like, with translation MTGYLNMIRRFKDRTGLLYTRKQLKNKWDRLKTDYSIWKQLTKEIGLGWSENRKDIVMTEAWWKETTKKIKGCTRFKSRGIQNEEQLEILFEDIRNTGDDHWCASSGVPPSQDSPPQSPIPVDDKDEAVNEENDSEPEEVTPTSGRGKRGRRTDNNKGNKPKTGTSHWFHEQMGKIVEMNERTTASCESTARKEDNSGCSIKDVMALVKECGVVPSTNEHFIAYIAFTKRAEREMFMTLDTHEERFEWLPRKHEWMTRNDVPK, from the exons ATGACTGGGTACTTGAATATGATAAGAAGGTTCAAAGATAGGACTGGGCTTCTATATACTAGAAAACAGTTGAAGAATAAATGGGATAGGCTGAAAACTGATTATAGTATTTGGAAGCAACTCACTAAGGAGATTGGTTTAGGATGGAGTGAAAACAGGAAAGATATTGTCATGACAGAGGCTTGGTGGAAGGAAACAACAAAG AAAATAAAGGGTTGTACCAGATTCAAAAGCAGAGGCATCCAAAATGAGGAACAAttggaaattttgtttgaagaCATTCGTAACACCGGTGATGACCATTGGTGTGCCTCTAGTGGTGTACCACCTTCCCAAGACAGCCCGCCACAATCTCCCATTCCCGTTGATGACAAAGATGAAGCCGTCAATGAAGAGAATGATAGTGAGCCAGAGGAGGTGACACCTACAAGTGGGAGAGGGAAGAGAGGTAGGCGGACTGATAACAACAAAGGAAATAAACCGAAGACAGGTACTAGTCATTGGTTTCATGAACAGATGGGCAAGATTGTGGAGATGAATGAGAGAACAACTGCTTCTTGTGAGTCAACTGCAAGAAAGGAGGACAATTCTGGTTGCTCCATAAAGGATGTCATGGCTTTGGTGAAGGAATGTGGTGTTGTCCCATCGACAAATGAACATTTCATAGCATATATTGCTTTTACCAAAAGGGCCGAAAGGGAGATGTTTATGACTTTGGACACTCATGAGGAGAGATTTGAATGGTTGCCAAGGAAGCATGAGTGGATGACAAGAAATGATGTGCCTAAGTAG
- the LOC120674333 gene encoding F-box protein At5g46170-like, producing the protein MHTKARIHADPVLDFDQFDCLPDSLVLLILNKLEDGRSLGRCSAVSKRFSGLVPLVHDVCVKIDRVVAVDGDSEAALNLSSPKPQNILSHLFKLMLFAITKLFHDMGGNPNGAGRPLFPQLSQPSPAQVLRSFSHVRNLRVELPSGDVGVEEGVLLKWRAEYGRTLQNCVILGGTLVSREAAGGEHEPCPDDSGTMPESFYTNGGLKLRVVWTISCLIAASTRHYLLRSIVGEHPTLRSLVLADADGQGALRMGAEQLRDFREHQLAASACSNRTQVPACNIKLRYAPCLELPGGSALQGATLLVIKPAGDGSGGGGGHGDRKEAEAFVSGAFDGPLRFAVMELMKRRTYLLEMNGF; encoded by the coding sequence ATGCATACCAAGGCTCGAATCCACGCTGACCCGGTCCTGGATTTTGACCAGTTCGACTGCCTGCCGGATTCCCTTGTGCTGCTGATCCTGAACAAGCTCGAGGACGGGCGTTCGCTCGGCCGCTGCTCCGCCGTGTCCAAGCGGTTCAGTGGCCTTGTTCCCCTTGTGCATGATGTATGCGTCAAGATCGACCGCGTCGTGGCTGTGGATGGAGACTCCGAAGCTGCTCTGAACCTGTCGTCTCCCAAGCCCCAGAACATCCTCTCGCATTTGTTCAAGCTGATGCTGTTCGCGATCACCAAGCTCTTCCATGACATGGGCGGCAACCCAAACGGCGCCGGGCGGCCACTGTTCCCCCAGCTCTCCCAGCCCTCGCCTGCGCAGGTGCTGCGGAGCTTCTCCCATGTTCGCAACcttcgcgtggagctgccctcGGGGGACGTCGGCGTCGAGGAGGGGGTTCTGCTGAAGTGGCGGGCGGAGTATGGCCGCACGCTTCAGAATTGCGTGATCCTGGGCGGCACCCTGGTCAGCCgcgaggccgccggcggtgAGCACGAGCCGTGTCCGGATGACAGTGGAACCATGCCCGAATCCTTCTACACGAACGGCGGGCTGAAGCTCCGTGTGGTGTGGACCATCAGCTGCCTGATCGCCGCTTCGACGAGGCACTACCTCCTCCGGTCGATCGTCGGTGAGCATCCGACGCTGAGAAGCCTGGTCCTGGCGGACGCCGATGGGCAGGGCGCGCTGCGCATGGGGGCGGAGCAGCTGAGGGATTTCAGGGAGCACCAGCTGGCGGCCTCGGCGTGCTCCAACAGAACGCAGGTCCCCGCGTGCAACATCAAGCTGAGATACGCGCCGTGCCTGGAGCTCCCTGGCGGCTCGGCGCTGCAGGGCGCCACCTTGCTCGTCATCAAGCCCGCCGGCgatgggagcggcggcggcggcggccatggcgatcgGAAGGAAGCTGAAGCTTTTGTGTCAGGCGCGTTCGATGGACCTCTGAGGTTTGCTGTGATGGAACTGATGAAGAGGCGCACGTATCTCCTGGAGATGAACGGGTTCTAG